One segment of Geomonas ferrireducens DNA contains the following:
- a CDS encoding outer membrane lipoprotein-sorting protein produces MTLKNIKQLLWLAVAVVIIPFYPAAALAAPDARALLRDSESRHRTKTQQYSGDLTVVNKEGKVRKKGWNSYRQGYAGDSKNLIRFTDPPEVKGVGFLSLPRAGSDNPDQWLYLPSMKRERRIAPQDRDASFVGTDFNYEDMEEFDHEKYKVSLEGEETVEGHPCYVIKAIPLEKGSKSIYQKLTLYLRKDILYLVREDLYRKGESQPAKRLILSDIKNVEGHWIAARMEMTDLKKGSRTTVTLKQISFNRPQPASRFTLQNLTREGGD; encoded by the coding sequence ATGACCCTAAAAAACATCAAACAGCTTCTCTGGTTGGCCGTAGCCGTTGTGATCATCCCTTTTTATCCAGCCGCAGCCCTCGCCGCGCCGGACGCGCGCGCCCTTTTAAGAGATTCGGAAAGCCGGCACCGCACCAAGACCCAGCAGTACTCGGGCGACCTCACCGTGGTGAACAAGGAGGGGAAGGTCCGGAAGAAGGGGTGGAACAGCTACCGGCAGGGGTACGCCGGGGACTCGAAGAACCTGATCCGCTTTACCGATCCCCCCGAGGTGAAGGGGGTCGGCTTTCTCTCCCTGCCGCGCGCAGGCTCGGACAACCCGGACCAGTGGCTCTACCTACCCTCCATGAAGCGCGAACGCAGGATCGCCCCCCAGGACCGCGACGCCTCCTTCGTCGGGACCGACTTCAACTACGAGGACATGGAGGAGTTCGACCACGAGAAATACAAGGTGTCACTGGAGGGTGAGGAAACCGTGGAGGGGCACCCCTGCTATGTGATCAAGGCGATCCCGCTCGAGAAGGGGAGCAAGTCCATCTACCAGAAGCTCACCCTCTACCTGAGAAAGGACATCCTCTACCTGGTGCGCGAGGACCTCTACCGCAAGGGGGAGAGCCAGCCGGCGAAGCGCCTGATCCTCTCCGATATCAAGAACGTCGAGGGGCACTGGATAGCGGCGCGCATGGAGATGACCGACCTGAAAAAGGGAAGCCGCACCACGGTGACCCTCAAGCAGATCTCCTTCAACCGGCCGCAGCCCGCGAGCCGCTTCACGCTGCAGAACCTGACCCGCGAGGGGGGCGATTGA